One part of the Humulus lupulus chromosome 9, drHumLupu1.1, whole genome shotgun sequence genome encodes these proteins:
- the LOC133799433 gene encoding transcription factor TCP4-like, which translates to MGDYPPPPTTHQNQVAPITSSRLGIRGGGGGGGCGGEIVEVQGGHIVRSTGRKDRHSKVCTAKGPRDRRVRLSAHTAIQFYDVQDRLGYDRPSKAVDWLIKKAKAAIDELDELPAWNPMTSCQPVASENAPAVDTIASVSRRNSSSVTAAAATATAEAMVGDGALNLQSQNHMVDHSNSGGFLPPSLDSDAIADTIKSFFPDHPHHHHHHQQHHTPPPTIQFHQSYPPDLLSRTSSQSQDLRLSLQSFQDPILLHHQQQQHQAHQNEQALYSGTTGFVGWSDHHHHHQSPAELSRLQRIVAWNGGGDTTTGHNNGGNNDGSSNTTGGGESLGFIFNSLPVVQAPSPPLQPFFGRSNHQFFTQRGPLQSSNTPSVRAWIDSSSSISMADHHNQQYSSMPPAAMGFISGSGFSPGFHIPARIQGEEEHDGISEKPSSASSDSRH; encoded by the coding sequence ATGGGGGACTATCCTCCTCCTCCTACTACTCATCAAAACCAGGTCGCCCCAATAACATCGTCGAGATTGGGGATAAGGGGTGGTGGTGGCGGTGGTGGTTGTGGAGGCGAGATTGTGGAGGTTCAAGGTGGTCACATTGTACGGTCTACCGGCCGAAAGGACCGCCACAGCAAGGTCTGCACCGCCAAGGGACCGAGGGACAGACGAGTGAGGCTTTCGGCTCACACTGCTATACAGTTCTACGACGTCCAAGACAGGTTGGGATACGACCGACCCAGCAAGGCTGTCGATTGGCTCATCAAGAAGGCCAAGGCTGCTATAGACGAGCTCGACGAGCTTCCCGCGTGGAACCCCATGACTTCATGCCAGCCGGTTGCGTCAGAGAACGCCCCGGCGGTGGATACCATCGCTTCTGTTAGTCGCCGGAATTCTTCTTCGGTGAcggctgctgctgctactgctacggcTGAGGCTATGGTCGGAGATGGTGCGCTTAACTTGCAGAGCCAGAATCATATGGTTGACCACTCCAACTCCGGTGGTTTTCTTCCGCCATCGTTGGACTCGGACGCTATTGCTGACACTATAAAATCCTTTTTTCCGGatcatcctcatcatcatcatcaccatcaacAACATCATACGCCGCCGCCAACGATTCAATTTCATCAGAGTTACCCACCAGATTTGCTGTCCCGAACGAGTAGCCAGAGCCAAGATCTACGCCTCTCACTTCAGTCCTTTCAGGACCCTATTCTTCTCCACCACCAACAGCAACAACACCAAGCTCATCAGAACGAGCAAGCCCTTTACTCCGGAACAACAGGGTTCGTCGGTTGGTcagaccaccaccaccaccaccagagCCCGGCGGAGCTGAGCCGTTTACAGAGGATTGTAGCTTGGAATGGTGGTGGAGATACTACCACTGGTCACAACAATGGCGGAAACAACGACGGAAGCAGCAACACCACCGGAGGTGGAGAAAGCCTTGGGTTTATATTCAACTCATTGCCGGTGGTGCAAGCTCCTTCGCCGCCATTGCAGCCGTTCTTCGGCCGTAGTAACCACCAGTTTTTTACACAGAGGGGACCCCTTCAGTCCAGTAACACGCCCTCGGTCCGCGCTTGGATCGACTCTTCTTCATCGATATCCATGGCCGACCACCACAACCAACAATACTCATCCATGCCACCAGCAGCCATGGGATTCATCTCCGGTAGTGGATTCTCCCCCGGGTTTCACATCCCAGCGCGGATTCAGGGCGAGGAGGAACACGACGGCATCTCCGAAAAGCCGTCCTCTGCTTCCTCCGATTCTCGCCATTga
- the LOC133799434 gene encoding protein IQ-DOMAIN 10-like — translation MGCLSRIVKRRKSKQVNEHLVTEELNGSHRELSSSLNGGSKNESTTLSNQQMTAATKIQAAFRSFLAKKVLHNLRKSKVKETQESLEQDQTTDDEATFTMTSGVKGTGQAREFVRVHTVKDQTISALSHIHSWSRIQDQIKARRLSMVKEARIKQKKLENQMKLEAKIHELEVEWCGGLETMEEILSRIHQREEAAIKRERAMAYAFLHQWRANSSQYLGQASFSLGKEDWGWSWVERWVAARPWEIRVVSYPINSKKTQWNKHDQIKLNQSEKNISSSENSISQNGNCKNRKTCSTHPHQA, via the exons ATGGGTTGTTTAAGTAGAATAGTCAAAAGGAGGAAATCTAAGCAAGTTAAT GAACATTTGGTCACCGAAGAATTAAATGGGAGTCACAGAGAGTTGAGCAGTTCTTTAAATGGAGGCTCAAAAAATGAAAGTACGACTCTATCCAATCAACAGATGACAGCTGCCACTAAGATTCAAGCCGCATTTCGTTCATTTTTG GCAAAAAAAGTATTGCACAATCTCAGGAAGAGCAAGGTAAAAGAAACTCAAGAGAGTCTGGAACAAGATCAGACAACTGACGATGAAGCTACATTTACAATGACAAGTGGTGTCAAGGGTACAGGTCAAGCTCGTGAATTTGTGAGAGTTCATACAGTTAAAGATCAGACAATATCTGCATTGAGTCACATACATTCATGGAGTAGAATACAAGACCAAATTAAAGCTCGCAGGCTTAGTATGGTGAAAGAAGCTCGAATCAAGCAAAAGAAATTGGAGAATCAGATGAAACTTGAAGCAAAGATTCATGAACTTGAG GTGGAATGGTGTGGTGGGTTAGAAACCATGGAGGAAATCTTAAGCAGAATACATCAGAGAGAAGAGGCTGCTATCAAGAGGGAAAGAGCCATGGCATATGCATTTCTTCATCAG TGGAGAGCCAACTCAAGCCAGTATCTTGGACAAGCTTCTTTCAGTCTAGGGAAAGAGGATTGGGGATGGAGTTGGGTTGAGCGTTGGGTGGCTGCTAGACCATGGGAGATTCGAGTGGTTTCTTATCCTATAAACTCAAAGAAAACTCAATGGAACAAGCATGATCAGATCAAGCTCAACCAGTCTGAGAAGAACATTTCAAGTTCTGAGAATTCCATCTCACAAAATGGCAATTGCAAAAATCGAAAAACTTGCTCAACACACCCGCACCAAGCTTAG